GATTTGTTTTGCATTCTTTTGTACAAGACTGGGTTTATGACATTGGAAAGAAGATTTACAAAATTAAAGTGTCGTCATCACGTCCAACAAGAACACCTTATCCACATTTTAGGGCTTCAGGTCACCCAGTGCAAGCAGTGTTTATCAGGTGTTTGTtataaagtctctctctctctctctctctctctctctctctctctctctctctctctctctctctgtctctctctctgtctctctgtctctctgtctctctctctctctctctctctctctcacacacacacacacacacacacacacacacacacacacttccatacTGTACTGTTTATGGGGAAAGTCTCTGTTATGAGCCTCCAGTCGAAAGGCTGAAAAGGTGGCTGGGGTAAACCTCTTGCCACACAAGCTTGAAGACTTCAGCTCCAAtatccagaacccatgtaagtgGGTACAGTGGGACTTCTATAATCTCCTCCTGTGAAATGTGAGGAGAATCCTAGAGGAGCGAACAAAAGGAGACCTTTCCTCAAACAATGTGAAAAGCAAATTCCAACACCTgagtttgtcctctgatctcctcaCATGCATCATTGCACCATACAtctgcacacactacacacatgcatgaaacacactcaaaaaataaacttaaaatgtgaAGCATTATATTCTAACACTTGTGTCAATATAAATTCTTTGGAATTTTTCTGCAGAAGAAATGTGttggttctcttctctcttcattttatttccttaccCATTCATATATTTACATTGATAAATACtcatgcatttttaatttttattactttctatTACTACTTTGATTAGTCCCCAAATTAATACAGCTTTGGCTATTGAAAGCTCTTTgggggtggagaggtggctcagtggttaagagcatttgctactcctctaggggacccaagttcatttcctagcacccacattgaaCATCTCACAACTGTTCCAGGGTATCTAATTCCTTTGGCCTCCATCAGAATCTGCACTCAtgtactcatacatacacacacatgaacatacacacttacaaataataaagataaatcttttaaaatgctatttttaaagctCTTGGACATCTGGCATCTGTGCCTCTTTGACATGACCCAATAgtgacctttcttttctttcctttttatttctaatatttataaaattattagttCCTTGACAATcctatgcatgtatatattttatcatattcagtAATTCTTTATCTCCCCCACTTAGCTTCTgatatgaaatatttgtttaactatgcaaagatatgttgcattttttatgCTGCAAAAtatttaactaggtaaagatgtgtgcagttgtttaattatgtaaagatgtgctgctgctttaccttgcctgcctaaggcacctgattagtctaataaaaagtgaaatggccaatagtgagggaggaggtatagacAGGACACAgacagggagagtaagtaggagaagGAATTTAGACTCGagaaaagaagtaaaagagaTACCAGGGAGAAGCCAGGGGCCAGCCAACCAGAtatggaggaaacaggaaagtatgacatacagaatgaaggaaaggaagaaaccctgaggcaaaacatagatgaatagaaacaggttaaattaagttaaaagagctagtgggacaagcctaagctaaggctgagcattcataactaataagtctcagtgtcttTGTTTGAGAGctgttggtggcccaaagaaaattccaaatacAGGCTTCCTCTCACTCCTTCTAgatgccttcttcttcccaataagtctctttctactttttttctttctacttttttaatGACCCACTTACTTTAACTAGAGTGGCTTGTACAAACATAAGTACAAGGTTACTTACAGTGCTGAAaaattcattccttctttctccaGCAGCCATTAACATCCAATAGCTCCTAAGCTTGAGTATGGCCTGATAAGCCCCCTACCACCTATTCTGGAATGTTGAGAGGCTCAATCATGTGCAAATATTATACAGACAACATCTCATTCTAAGTTCATAAATGCTGTGACCATCTTACAAtgaaaagacagcatttcacagcattCCTCCACATCCTCTAGCCCTTATATTCTTTCTACTTCAGTTTCCACAATGTTCTCTAAGCCTTAATGGGAGGGAGTCGCATTTAGGGGTGAGAACGAAACAGTCACTTATTCTTTGTACTTCAACCAGGTATGGATCTCTGCACTAATTTCaatctgctgaaaaaaaaaaaaaagaaacttatctGGCCACACCAATCTATTGGTATAAATATAGGCATAAGAACTAAAGAGATGttttagcagttaaaagcatatattgctcttgcaggagacccaggttctgttcccagaacccacacagtaggtcacacctgtctgtaactctagctccagggtatctgatgcctgccagagtccagctccaaatgagggcagggtctgaagatgggtggatggaaAAGCAGCAAGGGAGGAATCAGACACCGTATActccttagtttttattttattttaatttattttacaatacaattcagttctgcatatcagccacggattcccttgttctcccccctcctgcccccctccccttccccccagccaatgccccattctcacctcctccagggcaaagcctcccccaggactgagatcaacctggtagactcagtccaggcaggtccagtcccctcctcccaggctgagccaagcaaccctgcataagccccaggtttcaaacagccaactcatgcaatgagcccaggacctggttccactgcctggatgcctcccaaacagatcaagccaatcaactgtctcacccattcagagggcctgatccagttgggggcccctcagccaatggttcatagttcatgtgttttcatttgtttggctatttgtccctgtgctttttccaaccttggtttcaacaattctcactcatataaaccctcctctttctcactaattagactcccagagctccccacagggcctagccatggatctctgcatccagatccctcagtcattggatggggtttctaacacgacaattagggtgtttggccatcccatcaccagagtaggtcagttcgggctgtctctcgaccattgccagcagtctattgtgggggtatcttggtggatttctgtgggcctctctagcactttgcttcttcctattctcatgtggttttcatttaccatggtctcctattccttgttctccctctctgttcttgatccagctgggatctcctgctcccccaagctctctttccctcgaccttcgcccttcattactcccactcatgtccaggctgttcatgtagatctcagccatttccctgtcattggatgatccccgtgtctttcttggggtcctgttttccaggtagcctcactggtgatgtgagtagcagtccagtcatcctgttccacatctagtatcctcctatgagtgagtacataccatgttttactttctgagtctgggttacctcactcaggatgatttttttctagatccttccatttgcctacaaacctcatgatgtcattgtttttctctgctaagtagtattccattgtgtatatgtaccacattttatttatccattcttcagttgaagggcatctaggttgtttccaggtattggctattacaaacaatgctgatatgaacataactgagcaagtgctcttgtgttatgattgagcattccttgggtatatgcccaagagatgGACAGAAAGAAAGCATATGGGAGTCATCCCCAGTGGTCAACAGGTCCCAGCAGGGGATGTAAGGAGTGAGGGGGCATAATGAGCCAGGCCGTGGTAGTCGGGAGAGTCTTTCAGCCTTACTGgctagcagccagagtgcttctttatttatacagatttTAGTAAGCatggatacattcatgatgttccaaaacatagatcatatcatttttggctttggacatgtgtttcacttccttttgctcatcttttagttataattaataaactatgacagaacagagttatcatttccaatcactTTCCCCTCAAGTTTTgttatcattaataaacagaattatcattcttactcattaaccccataacccaattttaagaatctagaggcatatgacagcctgtaaACAGGTAGCTTTGGTTGATTCAAAGACACTAGactaaaacaaaatctttaagcCACCCTCCGCATTTTGCCATGtaccaagcagtgtattattaaatCTTAGTgatcagagtgcccaggaaaaatcctcaggccaaagctgccgCAGTTATTATTCAGATTCTGGCATAGCATAAtgtatctttatagaatttgtctatatgtctaatcctggcattctgttgttctttgGTCATACATCACCATGATGGCTCTGTGTAACCTAActtttctaagagagggaggtcctgacacctcatacttttatcttctttccactccatactttgctcatcaatatgtctctatgtaagGCAGGGGTTGTATGTCACATTATTGAGTGTACAGTGgcaagaggcttgtaatctgagcTATGGCCAACTCCTCCAGCCCACCAACTCTTGTTGACCTTAaaaaatttactttgttttgaatatcttattCCTGTGTAAGTACAGAGACAGATGCTTCAAGAATGTTTCATAGCcccatgaagagacctctggcttcttcatgTGTTACAACCTCCAAGgcgtaaggaagaccttcaagtagatgtAAGGATGTCCCCCTAAAAGCTgggggaatagtatgttcaggactattctggggaagcttagaagcagcattcctgggagaaggcataaatgattcatagaACTTTTCCATaaatccaatatccccaaattgtacaaatatgaAAAGTGTCCCAAATAtacaacaggtggagatgaaaaccaaagtggCATGACAGCCACCACggggctcagctttgctggatctttgtcaagcagctgtgctggatttatgacttctgccactccattcagatatggctgtgccagatGCCCCCATGTCCTCCAAAGaagacagacatgcacataatACCTAtctacttgcaggcaaaacactcatacacctaaaaatattaagataaaataaacatttagaaagcagttttacTTGCCCACTTAACAAAACAGCACTAGTTTGTGTCCCCATTAATCCTAGAGGTATTTCCCCAGCCATGATTTTTTaaaccaggtttacagtaccatgCATAAATTCCCACCTGTAAATTAGGGCTCAAATCCAAGCAGATTATGGTCGGTTACTCCCATAACTATTGTACCACTATTTCATCAGTAGGCATGTCTTACGTGGAAGGTCAGTATTGTAGCCTGAATTTCCTCTTCCAGTAGCCTGCACAGCACTTTACAGCACTGTGAACACATGTTAGCTAGGTAAGTTCCaatttgatttctctatgttctgtaATCAAAGTGtggggtgtcttcagcaataagatgTTACTgtctctggtggtttgaaagaaaatgggccccaaagggagtggcactattaggaggtgtggccttggaaagtaggtgtggtcttgttggaggaagtgtgtcactgtgggggcaggctttagggtctcttttgctcaggtttcactcagtgtgacactgagACCACTTACAGTTGCcatctgatcaagatgtagccaacaccatgtctgccggtatgccaccatgtcctgccatgatgataatagactgaacctctgaaactataagcaagtcacctcaactaaatgttttccttataagagttgccatggtcatgatgtctcttcacagcaacagaaactctaactaaatACTGTCTAAatatggtgggcaaccaagaacaTTATCAATAGTCCATATTGCTTGGAGTTCCTCTAGGGCCTCCCTCACCAACAATTCATAGGAAGATATCCCACTCCTGGCCCAGTATTTCTGTTTAATATCCCATGGCTTCTGGGAGCAATATTATCCACCCATATATAGTACCTCCTttgagaatcttttttttatttcatttttcacaaGACCACAAAGTTATGGCATTTCATTTATCCttaattttagttaattctattttctaccctctcttctcctccataTCCTTACCTCCATCCCTCCTTAGACTTTTCCACCCCTAGTTTCTACCCCCTACTTtcacataaaatatgtaatatttcattttagtattttttttttagtactttcTTTAGCATTTGCTTTCTGGACAATCAGAGGATCTAAGCTCAATCCTGAAAATAGCCATTACTTCAAAGAGCATTAATTACTTTCATGGAAGATATTAGATAAATCTGAATATTaggttgtagtggtttgaataagaatgactctcgtatgctcatatatttgaatgcttagtcaccaggcaACAGAACTGgctgaaaggattagaaggattaggaagtgtggccttgttagaggaggtgtggtcttgttgtcGAAAGTGTGTTACTAGAGGTTGGCattgaggtttcagatgcccacataggctttctctctctctgcctgatgcctatggatcaggatgtaagaaatgtccaaattaaatgttttctttttcatcagaGTTGGCTTgatcttggtgtctcttcacaataatagaatAGTGACTAAGACCTAGGTcttcatcttaattttttaacatattaatatatatttatagttattAATTCATAATTTATAAATGCTCCTCTTGGTGGATTTAAGATAGTTTCtatattgttttgaaatttaatgcatttttatataatgcattgtttatttcatatattttattttatataaaaataatggtgcatttttatggttttaaaatttaaaacacaattaAGATTTTTGCTTTCTGTAGTAAAATGACCTTAAAAGTAAAGAATTTAATTCTGCCTTCCCTGGTAAACACCAGATAGCAGGTAACACAAGTGTAATATAGGCTGCAAAGAATCCAGGAGGGATACTGGCTTCTACAAAGGTCTTCTGGGCCATGGTCTATCTATTTCTGGCCAGGCAGGGAATGTTGGAGGCAAGGCCAAAGACAAGGAATGGATCTCAATCATCAAGCTTGCCCACATTGACAAGAACATGAAGCTCAAGTCCCTGCCCTCTGTGCCCATCTGAAAAAAACTATTCACTTTTTCTCGTGGGTCTCCCTCCAGGATGAGATTTTGAAGATTACACCAATGTAGAAGTAGACTCATGATGCCCAAAAGACCAGGTTCAATGCCTTTGTCACTATGGGGGTTACAAGGGTCACACTGGATATTATGTGTTTCAAGGTCATCACCTCCATGTGAAGGACCATCACCTTGACCAAGCTCTCAGTGTCCCTGTGCAGAGGGAAGAGTGAGAGGAGGATGAAAACAAATAGCACACTGACCTATACAAGGTGACAGTCCACTGTGGCTCTGTGCAGATAAACCTTGTCCAAGACCTAATGGCACTGGCAACACAGATGCTGCTAATGGCCGGTACTGATGACTCCTTACTCCAGCCAGGGACTGCATTGCCACACTGGACAACTTCATAAAGATTATCATGCCATCAAGACCTATAGCTATctaatgccgggcagtggtggcgcacgcctttaatcccagcactcgggaggcagaggcaggcggatctctgtgagttcaaggccagcccggtctacagagtgagttccaggaaaggcgcaaagctacacagagaaaccctgtctcgaaaaaccaaaaaaagaaaaaagaaaaaaaaaaaagacctatagTTATCTAACCCCTGACCTTTGGAAACATGATCACCAAGGTTTCCTGTCAGGAATTTGCCCACCATCTTGTAAAACCCACACCAGGATCTCTGAGTATAGGACACACACTCCAACTATAGCTACAATTCAGGATTTTTAtactagaaaaataaagtgaattaagtttgcttaaaaatattaattccaccgggcagtggtggcgctcgcctttaatcccagcactcgggaggcagaggcaggcggatctttgtgaatttgaggccagcctggtttccaaagcaagttccaggaaaggcgcaaagctacacagagaaaccctgtcttgaaaaaaaaacaaaaaacaaaaaaacaaaaacaaaaaaattaattccattctatttctgtcttgacctgtTGACTAGCTCCCTCAAAATTTAATAACCTCAAGTCGCCTGAACAGTTAGGGGTCAAGGATTATGTCTCCACCTTATACATTTTCCTATTGAATGATCAGCATAGAACAAGATAACTAAAAATGATAAATCTAAGGTTAAGATCTATGTATTTGGGAACTTTTTCCCTTACAGTTTTCTATTTCTTGACTACGGGACTTCTAGAAGCCATTTAGTCATATTTACTGTTAGTCTACCTGGAGATCCCACCAAATATAGACTAAGCTTTGGACTTGGGGATATAGCTCATTTCCTGGTGTGCTTGCATAGCATGAATGAAGCCCtggttcaacccccagaactgtACACATTGAGCATCCTGGTCTACAACCATGATCTCAGTATTTGGTAAGTCATgacaaaaggatcagaagttcaaggtcatcctcagctacatagtgacttcaaggccatcctggataTTATGAGAGCCCAtctcaaagaaaatgaataaaatataagtcATCTAAGCACAAGAGCCACAATTGTATTATTTGTATAATTGAATGGGAAGAAGAGAGCCTGATCTGTGGTAGTGTGTGATTATGAATATTTGTTAGATTTATAAACTATTACCTGTTTTTAATGAATATAtgccattttatttcttcatagcATCACTTCTATccaagaaaaaattatttttaagcaaggaaactgaagctcagagagttTAACAAAACTGCTGAGCATCATAAGCAGAGAGTTCCAGACCTAGGGTTACATTTAAGACATTCAGCTGCAGGCTCTTGGCTCTTACATGGTGATGATACCTCTTTTCATTAGAGTTTAGCTTTCTTTCTCTGAGTTTAAACTTTTGGTATTGGAACTTCATCACATCCTCAAAGGATAATAGATCCAAGAAAGATCAGGTCCCATGGAGAATAAAAGAAAGTCTAGTTACACCTGGGGGAAACTAAGGTTCTAATCTCTGCATCTAACACCGAGGACAAAAGAGACACAGCTGAGGACAGCTAAAGCCAGCAGTCTTTTGTCATCTGTTTCAACTTCTTCTGGTCCTATAAGTTCAGTGTAGGAAAAGAAGCATCCCTTGGCAGTTTCTTCAGCCTGCTCCAGCATGTTTCAGCAGGGCCAGCCAGTGTAtctcatttaacatttttaagtaTTAAGAGAATGAGTATTGGTAAATACATAGGAAGGGAGACAAATGAAATGAGTTTACTATTGGTTTTACTACTTAACTATTGTCACTGGTTCTATGATTCTGCTCAACAAATATGCAGAGATTTTATAGAAATTTCCTATCTTCTTAAACAAAACTTCTCTCACTAATAATTGCAAGACATCACCATTTATCATGACTTCATTATTACCATTGTCTTGTTACTACTTTTTAGTTAGCACTCAAAGTAATGAGTTCCATTAAACAGTACCTCTTTTGAAATGCATTCAAAACTTATTGATATTCTggatctgacagatttttttagTTTGGTATAAAATGCTGCTCATGGTTTTACATGAATAAATATCATAAATTTGTGGAAAATATAATCAATTATATAATCAGACAACAAACTGACATGATGAAGATATTTCCAAACATCTAATTGCCCCCTCATCACGAAGGATCCATTTACAATGCTACTTGTTGCCACTTGGTAAAACATAACCTTTACTTTAAAGATACAGCCTTCCATTTGGTATTTCTTATTTTACCTCTTAAAGTAAGTTTAGATTTGCACACAGTTGCAGGAAGTGGGACAGAGAATTCCAGTATATTGCTTCTCCAAAAGATAATAGCTTTAAAAACTACAGTACAATAGCGCATCCAGGATGGTAAAATTTCCTTAAAAGATGAATGATGGTaagcaattttctttctttttacccctAATCTGTGATGTATAAgggttttcttatttatttcacattgttttattgtttttctaatcAAGCCACCTAACAGAATTTTCTTTATTCCCCcctaaaattaagtaaaataaaatacagatcaGTTTATTATAGAAGGGTCactatgtggcttttttttaattgataatttGTATGAGAGATGGCTGTGCCTTTCAGTGGCAGGAAGAAGGTTTCTACTTGAGAGTTTCTACTGCATTGTTGATCCTTTTACTATTTTATAAGGCTTTATTGGAAAATTCAAGACATTACATGCTTCAGGAAAATCTTTGATCAGTTTGACCATAATTATTCTGtgataaaatttttcttttgtagatGCTTTGGAATTATAAAGGTGGTCTTGATATTCACATTACCCATGAGTAACATTAAGCTTTCTTCATTGAGTTTTTCTCTTGCTTCAGAATCTGTTGGTAATCAACACTCATGAGAAAGGTAAGCATACAGCCTGGTCTCCTTGCTTCTGGGCACACAGCTTTCATTCCTCTCCTTCATTCATACTATACCACCTAGTCTCACAATTGTCAGTGATCTTTCTACATGACTTATATGAACATTTAATTTCATTTCCCCAATATTCAGGTGGTTTCTtcatctacaaaataaaatacaaattcattAGCATGGAAAAATTTAAGAGTGTAAAATACACAGCCAACaacattatttttgctttttactgTAAAATGGTGGTTTGGTGGGGTTTTTAATTggcttgttggttttgttttatttttgagacaagccttactctctagcccaggctaacctggatTCTTGCGAGTTCCAGATTGACCTGTAACTCTCGGccatcagcctcccaaatgctaggattataggcctgacCAACTACACCCAGAATCTAAATTTGTGGATTTCATTAttcataatgtttttttttcagatttttttctttttgtgattccCTCACCATGTCCATTTTAGCAAATTTCATTTTCCAACtttatctcatcatttttctttagaattcAATATCCTAGACTGCAATAAAGAAAGAACTTGTTGGTAACCAACAAATTTAGAACCAAATAATACAGCTAAGATCCAGCTAGGTCTAGGGAACCTTCTGAACACGCTGATGTTAATGATATGGGTTCTCTTCATTATCTTTTCCTCTATCTTTGTCACAATTATTTTTAGAAACTCCATTGACTCTCTGAAGCATCAGTGTACAAATACTTAGGtaaaaaaagaattctgtaaCACATAATTTAGTAGAAATCGGAAGAAGTTGGCGATTCAACAGATATtgcttgtgttaaaaaaaaatctgctgcaTTACAGGTAATGCATACCTTTATTTCCAACACTAGGGAGGTTaatacagaggcaggaggattatgggtttaaggccaatctgagctacacagtgagactctatctcagaaaaaaaaaaaactgttcttcttttgattttccaCAATATATCTGAGGTCAGTATtatcacacaggaaacagagatttCAAGGAAATAGGACACATAAACTGTTCTTAATAGCTAGCATACCCCTCACCTCTCAAAGTCAAGATTCATGAAAAGTAGAAAAATCATTAGTTTGCCTGTCTACTATTACAATTCTATTTCTGGAGTTTTACTAAACTATTTTGTGTGGGGGCGAGATGTTTTGAAATTATGAATAATGGACATATTTCTCAAAAGTTTGTGTGTATTCAGAGCCATAACATCTCCAAAAATGTATCCTTTAATGCCCCTTCTACAGACTCAGGGATATACCTATGCTTGTCCTTCCCAGGTGTGAATGTGCAAACAGGGGAAAATCCACTTCAGAGACTCACTCAGGCATGTCTCAGCTTATGCACTAGGAATTTGTCCTCTTCAAACATATCCTGATTTTGACTCTTTGTTCGAAACTAATCAGTAATCTGGAGGGAAAAAATTCTAGAATCTGATTTGTGCAATCAATAATCTGTCTTCATGAGCACACTGGAGATTTATGTCCAATGTCCATGGATGCAGGAAACTGGTCAAGAGTAACTGAGTTTGTCCTCATCAGCTTCTCTTCCCTGCCTACTGAAATACAGACCTTGCTCTTCCTGGCATTTCTAGCCATCTACCTGATCACTCTGCTGGGAAACAGCCTCATCATTCTGGTAACCTTGGCTGATCCCATGCTGCAAAGCccaatgtacttcttcctcaggaATTTATCCTTCATAGAGATTGGCTTCAACCTGGTCATTGTGCCCAAAATGTTGGGGACCTTGATTGCCCAGGACACAAGCATCTCCTTCCTTGGCTGTGCCATTCAgatgtatttcttcttcttctttggagtGGCTGAATGCTTCCTCCTGGCCACCATGGCATATGACCGCTATGTAGCCATCTGCAGTCCCTTGCACTACCCAGTCATCATGAACCAAGGGACACGTGCCAAACTGGCTGCTGCCTCCTGGTTTCCAGGATTCCCTGTTGCCACTGTGCAGACCACATGGCTCTTCAGTTTTCCATTCTGTGCCACCAACAAGGTGAACCACTTCTTCTGTGACAGCCCACCTGTGCTGAGGCTGGTCTGTGCAGACACAGCTCGGTTTGAGGTCTATGCCATTGTTGGCACCATTCTGGTCGTCATGATACCCTGCCTGCTGATCCTATGTTCCTACACTCGCATTGCTGCTTCCATCCTCAAGATTCCATCAGCCAAAGGGAAGCACaaagccttctccacctgctCCTCACATCTCCTCGTTGTCTCTCTTTTCTATGTGTCTTTAAGCCTCACTTACTTTAGGCCTAAATCAAACAATTCCCCTGAAAGTAAGAAATTATTATCGTTGTCCTACACTGTGGTAACTCCTCTGTTGAACCCCATCATCTATAGCCTGAGAAATAATGAGGTGAAGAATGCTCTAAGTCGAACCTTCCACAAGGCTCTGACCCTCAGAAACTTAATCCTATAGACATTAAAAGGTAAGgttaatatttgttgaatggagAACATATATTTGTGATTCATATCTATCTCTTATTGATCTCTATTGTGATGAATTCCAGTTGCCAATATGGCTTTTGGAAATCTcaatagaataagaaaaaaacacaaatgcagtTTAGACATATTATTGTCAtcaatataaaattttctttacctgCCAATTATACCTCACAAAAGTgtatctttgtttttcttatttagtttCTATCCATAATCATAAACTTAACTCTGAAATCCACTTAGACTTTGAGgtaaataaagaacaaaaggagCCCAAAGAATTGCAGTGAGATGAACTGTGAGTATTGTGAAGAGATGAGGTGGGGCTCTCCTGAGTTTAAAGGGGATTTCCTGGTGGCTATGATGCACACAAGTCAGAAATATTAAGGCTGTCCATGATGACCTTCTTCCTACTCCATGGATGCCATTCCTGTACTCCAATCACTCCATGCTTCCAAAATGACCATGCTTTTCACCTCAATGAACACATGATTGCCATACAATCATTCCATCTTGGCAAGGCAGATCAAACTTGGAACTGTTTGTATTTGGTCCAGCATTTGACATGGACAAAATACCAGGACCTGTATGCTTCAGGATGAA
The nucleotide sequence above comes from Peromyscus maniculatus bairdii isolate BWxNUB_F1_BW_parent chromosome 1, HU_Pman_BW_mat_3.1, whole genome shotgun sequence. Encoded proteins:
- the LOC102919950 gene encoding olfactory receptor 10A5 — its product is MSMDAGNWSRVTEFVLISFSSLPTEIQTLLFLAFLAIYLITLLGNSLIILVTLADPMLQSPMYFFLRNLSFIEIGFNLVIVPKMLGTLIAQDTSISFLGCAIQMYFFFFFGVAECFLLATMAYDRYVAICSPLHYPVIMNQGTRAKLAAASWFPGFPVATVQTTWLFSFPFCATNKVNHFFCDSPPVLRLVCADTARFEVYAIVGTILVVMIPCLLILCSYTRIAASILKIPSAKGKHKAFSTCSSHLLVVSLFYVSLSLTYFRPKSNNSPESKKLLSLSYTVVTPLLNPIIYSLRNNEVKNALSRTFHKALTLRNLIL